In Limibacter armeniacum, a single window of DNA contains:
- a CDS encoding fructose-6-phosphate aldolase, protein MYIIKVKGKAKIPDYIQLRDENFVLIAYFRADRPLSKMEKYGLGGKEDELKKIIENLPFGRLQKLEI, encoded by the coding sequence ATGTATATCATCAAGGTAAAGGGGAAAGCCAAAATTCCAGATTACATTCAACTGAGAGATGAGAATTTTGTATTGATCGCTTATTTCAGGGCAGACAGACCTTTAAGTAAAATGGAAAAGTATGGTCTAGGAGGTAAGGAAGATGAATTGAAAAAAATCATTGAAAATTTACCATTTGGTAGATTACAAAAATTGGAAATCTGA